In one Mucilaginibacter ginsenosidivorax genomic region, the following are encoded:
- the rpoC gene encoding DNA-directed RNA polymerase subunit beta' — MSYKKDNKIKSNFTTITISLASPESILERSSGEVLKPETINYRTYKPERDGLFCERIFGPVKDYECHCGKYKRIRYKGIVCDRCGVEVTEKKVRRERMGHINLVVPVAHIWYFRSLPNKIGYLLGLPTKRLDLIIYYERYVVIQPGIKEADGINKMDFLTEEEYLDVLDTLPKENQYLDDKDPQKFVAKMGAEALEELLKRLDLDELSFSLRHQAANETSQQRKNEALKRLQVVEAFRDAKTRIENNPEWMIVKIVPVIPPELRPLVPLEGGRFATSDLNDLYRRVIIRNNRLKRLIEIKAPEVILRNEKRMLQEAVDSLFDNSRKVNAVKTEGNRALKSLSDILKGKQGRFRQNLLGKRVDYSARSVIVVGPNLKLHECGLPKDMAAELFKPFIIRKMIERGVVKTVKSAKKIVDRKDPLVWDILENVLKGHPVLLNRAPTLHRLGIQSFQPKLVEGKAIQLHPLTCTAFNADFDGDQMAVHVPLGNAAILEAQVLMLASHNILNPANGTPITVPSQDMVLGLYYITKGRKTDETRIVKGQGLTFYSSEEVIIAYNEKKLDLHAFIKVKAFVKDREGKIVSKIIDTTVGRVLFNEHVPVEVGYINELLTKKSLRDIIGEVVKITGMARAAQFLDDIKELGFKMAFQGGLSFNLKDINIPAEKVTLIETASKQVEEVMGNYNMGFITNNERYNQIIDIWTRINNRLTANVMDILSNDNQGFNSVYMMLDSGARGSKEQIRQLAGMRGLMAKPQKSGSGGEIIENPILSNFKEGLSVLEYFISTHGARKGLADTALKTADAGYLTRRLHDVAQDMIVGEVDCGTLRGIYTTALKDNEDIVEPLYDRILGRTTLHDVHDPITGELLASAGQDLTEEVAKKIENSPLEGVEIRSVLTCESRRGVCALCYGRNLASGKRVQKGEAVGVIAAQSIGEPGTQLTLRTFHVGGTASNIAAESQINAKFDGIIEFENVRTVEFNTAEEGKVDVVLGRSGEFRIVEQGSNKVIVTNNIPYGSYLYVKDGAKITKGDRICSWDPYNAVIISEFAGLTQFEAVLEGITFREESDEQTGHREKVIIDTRDKTKNPVIQITDTKGNVIKGYNIPVGAHIAVEEGEKLQTGQVIAKIPRSTGKTRDITGGLPRVTELFEARNPSNPAVVTEIDGVVTLGGIKRGNREMTIESKDGQIKKYLVPLSKHILVQDNDFVKAGMPLSDGSISPADILAIKGPAAVQEYLVNGIQEVYRLQGVKINDKHFEVIVHQMMQKVAIEDAGDTRFLEREAVDSWDFMNENDEIFDKKVVVEPGDSTTLKAGQIVSLRRLRDENSILKRKDLKLVEVRDAIAATSSPILQGITRASLGTKSFISAASFQETTKVLNEAAIAGKKDNMLGLKENVIVGHLIPSGTGLREYENIRVGSQEEFDRLMASKAEEVEA; from the coding sequence ATGTCTTACAAAAAGGATAATAAAATCAAAAGTAATTTCACCACGATTACGATCAGTCTGGCCTCTCCGGAGTCCATTCTTGAGCGTTCAAGCGGTGAGGTTTTAAAACCAGAAACCATCAACTACAGGACCTATAAACCTGAGCGTGATGGTTTATTCTGCGAGCGTATTTTTGGTCCGGTTAAAGATTATGAGTGCCATTGCGGTAAATACAAACGTATCCGTTACAAAGGGATTGTTTGCGACCGTTGCGGTGTTGAAGTAACCGAGAAAAAAGTTCGTCGCGAGCGCATGGGCCACATTAACCTTGTAGTTCCTGTTGCGCACATCTGGTACTTCCGTTCGTTGCCAAATAAAATTGGTTACTTATTGGGCTTGCCAACAAAACGTTTAGACTTAATTATTTACTACGAACGTTACGTAGTAATACAGCCAGGTATTAAAGAAGCAGACGGAATCAACAAAATGGATTTCCTTACTGAAGAAGAATACCTTGACGTATTAGATACCCTTCCAAAAGAAAACCAGTACCTTGACGACAAAGATCCTCAGAAATTTGTTGCCAAAATGGGTGCCGAGGCTTTGGAAGAACTATTAAAACGCCTTGATTTGGATGAGCTTTCATTTAGCTTACGCCACCAGGCAGCAAACGAAACTTCACAACAACGTAAAAACGAAGCGTTAAAGCGCTTACAGGTTGTTGAGGCTTTCCGTGATGCAAAAACCAGGATTGAAAATAACCCAGAGTGGATGATTGTTAAAATCGTTCCGGTTATCCCGCCTGAATTGCGTCCGTTAGTGCCTTTGGAAGGTGGTCGTTTCGCTACTTCAGATTTGAATGACCTTTACCGTCGTGTAATTATCCGTAACAACCGTTTAAAACGTTTGATCGAGATTAAAGCACCAGAGGTGATTTTACGTAACGAAAAACGTATGCTACAGGAAGCTGTAGATTCGTTGTTCGATAACTCACGTAAAGTTAACGCGGTTAAAACCGAAGGTAACCGTGCTTTGAAATCACTTTCGGATATCCTGAAAGGTAAACAAGGACGTTTCCGTCAAAACTTATTAGGTAAACGTGTGGATTACTCTGCCCGTTCGGTAATTGTTGTAGGACCAAACCTTAAATTACACGAGTGCGGTTTACCAAAAGATATGGCTGCCGAGTTGTTTAAACCATTTATCATTCGCAAAATGATTGAGCGTGGTGTGGTTAAAACAGTAAAATCTGCCAAAAAGATTGTTGACCGTAAAGACCCATTAGTTTGGGATATTTTGGAAAACGTATTGAAAGGACACCCTGTATTACTAAACCGTGCGCCTACGCTGCACAGGTTGGGTATCCAGTCGTTCCAGCCAAAACTGGTTGAAGGTAAAGCGATTCAATTGCACCCATTAACCTGTACGGCATTCAACGCGGATTTCGACGGTGACCAGATGGCCGTTCACGTACCACTTGGTAACGCGGCAATTTTGGAAGCTCAGGTATTGATGCTTGCATCGCACAACATTTTGAACCCTGCCAACGGTACGCCTATTACAGTACCATCACAAGACATGGTGCTTGGTTTGTACTACATAACCAAAGGCCGTAAAACTGATGAAACACGTATCGTAAAAGGACAAGGTTTAACCTTCTACTCGTCAGAAGAAGTTATTATAGCTTACAACGAGAAAAAACTCGACCTGCACGCCTTTATTAAAGTGAAAGCTTTTGTTAAAGACCGCGAAGGTAAAATTGTAAGCAAAATTATTGATACCACCGTAGGCCGTGTATTGTTCAACGAGCATGTGCCGGTTGAAGTAGGTTATATTAATGAGCTGCTTACCAAGAAATCATTACGTGATATTATTGGCGAGGTGGTAAAAATTACCGGTATGGCACGTGCAGCACAATTCCTTGATGATATTAAGGAGTTAGGCTTTAAGATGGCATTTCAGGGTGGTTTATCATTTAACCTGAAAGATATCAATATCCCTGCGGAGAAAGTTACATTAATCGAAACAGCTTCTAAACAAGTTGAAGAGGTTATGGGTAACTATAACATGGGTTTCATTACCAACAACGAGCGTTATAACCAAATTATCGATATCTGGACCCGTATTAACAACCGCTTAACCGCGAATGTGATGGACATCCTGAGCAACGATAACCAGGGCTTCAACTCGGTGTACATGATGCTTGACTCAGGTGCGCGTGGTTCTAAAGAGCAGATTCGTCAGCTTGCAGGTATGCGTGGTTTGATGGCTAAGCCTCAAAAATCTGGTTCAGGTGGTGAGATCATTGAAAACCCGATTCTTTCAAACTTTAAAGAAGGTTTGTCGGTATTGGAGTACTTTATCTCAACCCACGGTGCACGTAAAGGTTTGGCGGATACGGCGTTGAAAACAGCTGATGCCGGTTACTTAACCCGTAGGTTGCATGACGTTGCCCAGGATATGATTGTAGGCGAAGTTGATTGCGGTACCTTAAGGGGTATTTACACAACTGCGTTAAAAGATAATGAAGATATTGTTGAGCCACTATACGATCGTATTTTAGGCCGTACTACCTTGCATGATGTTCATGACCCTATTACAGGTGAATTGCTGGCATCAGCAGGACAGGATTTGACCGAGGAAGTTGCCAAGAAAATTGAAAACTCTCCTTTAGAAGGTGTTGAAATCCGCTCGGTATTAACATGCGAAAGCAGGAGAGGTGTGTGTGCTTTATGCTATGGCCGTAACCTTGCAAGCGGCAAACGCGTGCAAAAAGGCGAGGCTGTTGGTGTAATTGCTGCGCAGTCAATTGGTGAGCCGGGTACACAGTTAACATTACGTACATTCCACGTGGGTGGTACCGCGTCAAACATCGCGGCTGAATCACAGATCAACGCTAAGTTTGATGGTATTATCGAATTTGAAAACGTACGTACAGTTGAATTCAATACTGCCGAAGAAGGTAAGGTCGATGTGGTGTTAGGTCGTTCGGGCGAGTTCAGGATTGTTGAGCAGGGAAGCAATAAAGTTATTGTTACCAACAACATCCCTTACGGTTCGTACCTGTATGTTAAAGATGGTGCCAAAATCACCAAAGGCGACAGGATTTGTTCATGGGATCCGTACAATGCGGTTATCATATCCGAATTTGCAGGCTTAACCCAGTTTGAAGCAGTATTAGAAGGTATCACTTTCCGTGAAGAATCTGACGAGCAAACCGGTCACCGCGAAAAAGTAATTATCGATACCAGGGATAAAACTAAAAACCCTGTTATCCAGATTACCGATACAAAAGGTAACGTAATAAAAGGATATAACATTCCTGTGGGTGCTCACATTGCCGTTGAAGAAGGCGAGAAACTACAAACCGGGCAGGTTATTGCTAAAATCCCTCGTTCAACTGGTAAAACCCGCGATATCACCGGCGGTTTACCACGTGTAACCGAGTTGTTTGAAGCACGTAACCCATCTAACCCGGCTGTAGTAACCGAAATTGATGGTGTGGTAACCTTAGGCGGTATTAAACGTGGTAACCGCGAAATGACCATCGAATCAAAAGATGGCCAGATCAAGAAATACCTTGTTCCATTGTCAAAACACATCCTTGTACAGGATAATGACTTTGTGAAGGCTGGTATGCCGTTATCAGATGGTTCAATATCACCTGCAGATATCCTGGCTATTAAAGGCCCTGCTGCTGTACAGGAGTACCTGGTAAATGGTATACAAGAGGTTTACCGTTTGCAAGGTGTGAAGATTAATGATAAACACTTCGAGGTTATCGTTCACCAGATGATGCAGAAAGTAGCTATCGAAGATGCGGGCGATACCCGTTTCTTAGAGCGCGAAGCTGTTGATAGCTGGGATTTCATGAACGAGAACGATGAGATATTTGACAAGAAAGTTGTTGTTGAGCCAGGTGATTCAACTACGCTAAAAGCCGGTCAGATAGTATCATTAAGAAGGTTACGTGATGAGAACTCAATTTTAAAACGTAAAGATTTGAAATTGGTTGAAGTGCGCGATGCTATCGCAGCAACATCAAGCCCGATACTGCAAGGTATCACCAGGGCCTCATTAGGTACCAAATCGTTTATCTCGGCAGCATCGTTCCAGGAAACTACCAAAGTGCTGAACGAAGCAGCTATTGCAGGTAAAAAAGATAACATGCTTGGCTTGAAAGAAAACGTTATTGTTGGTCACTTAATACCTTCAGGTACAGGTTTACGCGAATACGAAAATATCCGTGTAGGCTCACAGGAAGAGTTTGACCGCCTAATGGCTTCAAAAGCTGAAGAAGTAGAAGCATAA
- a CDS encoding DUF3467 domain-containing protein, whose translation MEEQNENQLNIELSEEIAEGIYSNLAIITHSSSEFVLDFIRVMPGVPKAKVKSRIILTPEHAKRLLTALEDNIEKFETLNGRIKIQQDPSGFPMNFGGTMGQA comes from the coding sequence ATGGAAGAACAAAACGAAAATCAGCTTAATATCGAGCTTTCTGAAGAGATTGCAGAAGGTATTTATTCAAACCTCGCCATTATTACCCACTCCAGTTCGGAGTTTGTGCTCGACTTTATTCGCGTTATGCCCGGAGTACCAAAAGCCAAGGTGAAATCAAGGATAATATTAACGCCTGAGCATGCCAAGCGACTACTAACCGCGTTGGAAGATAATATTGAAAAGTTTGAAACATTAAACGGCCGCATCAAAATTCAGCAAGATCCATCAGGTTTTCCAATGAATTTTGGAGGCACCATGGGACAGGCGTAA
- a CDS encoding polysaccharide biosynthesis/export family protein: MRKTYFLNSYLILVILFVSVGLFSCSSAKNIKYFKDIPDSGQLKTIAKAEYTEPTIQGDDILTIIIETVDPAASISVNQGNVPIANSAISTGGATSFNQQASAGYLVDKEGYVTIPILGKLTAMGYTTAQLRDTIQKKAAGYFKNYTVIVRFANFKVSVTGEVARPGQYIVPNEKVNILDAIAMAGDLTIFGKRENVLLIRENPDGSKTPYRVNLNKSNIMSAPYYYLRQNDIIYVEPTKGKAEANDAYQTRVAAIATSVLSLLIIIATRIK; encoded by the coding sequence ATGAGAAAAACCTACTTTTTAAATTCATATTTAATACTCGTCATCTTATTCGTCTCAGTGGGATTGTTTTCTTGTTCATCCGCCAAGAATATTAAATATTTTAAGGATATACCAGATTCGGGACAATTAAAGACAATTGCGAAGGCCGAGTACACCGAGCCAACTATTCAGGGAGACGATATATTGACCATTATAATAGAAACTGTAGACCCGGCGGCGTCAATTTCTGTTAATCAGGGAAACGTGCCTATCGCCAATTCTGCGATTTCCACCGGTGGAGCGACTTCGTTTAATCAGCAAGCCTCAGCTGGCTACCTTGTAGATAAAGAAGGATATGTAACGATACCTATATTGGGTAAATTAACGGCTATGGGATATACAACTGCGCAGTTAAGGGATACCATTCAAAAAAAGGCTGCTGGTTACTTTAAAAACTATACCGTAATAGTTCGCTTTGCAAACTTTAAGGTTAGCGTAACCGGTGAGGTAGCAAGGCCAGGTCAATACATTGTACCTAATGAAAAAGTAAATATACTTGATGCTATTGCCATGGCTGGTGACCTAACCATTTTTGGAAAAAGAGAAAATGTATTGCTGATAAGAGAAAATCCCGATGGTTCAAAAACGCCTTACAGAGTAAACTTAAATAAAAGCAACATCATGTCGGCTCCGTATTATTACCTGCGTCAAAATGATATAATTTATGTTGAGCCGACAAAAGGAAAAGCTGAAGCTAATGATGCCTATCAAACACGTGTTGCAGCCATAGCAACTTCCGTTTTGTCGTTACTAATAATCATCGCCACAAGAATAAAATAA
- a CDS encoding GumC family protein, whose translation MKDNSQNEPANIYFEDNKDNGFDIKKVLGLILSHWVIFAISLVVFVSLGILYVRLTSPNYTIRAMMLVSENQKSSPGSQMDLGALTDVGSLFGLQNNALNEVQILKSIHLMTETVKDLKLNVITYKKGHLKKTEFFDEAPFTVDIKYLVESVQARNYVIDITSTNKLHIVNSVDNIDTLVSYNQPINLRQYVLEFTPTNKPVTGTNTYQVAIVSVEERVEFLLRNFTADLSDKQATTIDMSLKYPNSKKGEAILNKLMALYLKSDLQDKVQIADSTLAFIDNRLSLVSKDLSGVEKNLEDFKKQNQLVDVQEQAKALIASAGDYDKQSLTQNVQLSIIQDLEKYLNDPKNHKIIPTSLAIPDDGFTTAVSSYNQLLLDRDKMTLSYNENNPVIQNLDTQLENFRNNLKKSIAAYKKGLQISLNSLKAKNGTFNNMIASAPVKERIFLDYTREQNVKEQIYLFLLQKKEETAITKTSTLADARIIDPAKSEYSPPSGPKILAFAIFVLAGFFLPIGFFFVKDILKTRIVSKEDIEKLTTIPIVGEISHNSDQMNIVVTNNSRSIISEQFRSLRTNLQYLLNLSQTNVIMITSSMSGEGKSFITLNLGSALALSNKKVVFIELDLRKPKLSQSMGISNQFGFSNYVVSDKLTVDDVLQPSPFFENCSIISSGPIPPNPSELLLNKRLELMMNELKQRFDLIIIDTAPVGLISDALLIEPFVDMSLYIVRQNYTFKNQLNIPQDLYNQKKLKKVYIVVNDIMKSKNGYGYGYGYGYGYGYGYGYGYGNYTNEEAKGGILSRLFKR comes from the coding sequence ATGAAAGATAACTCGCAGAATGAACCTGCAAACATCTATTTTGAAGATAACAAAGATAACGGATTTGATATAAAAAAGGTTTTAGGCCTTATATTATCTCATTGGGTGATTTTTGCTATTAGTCTTGTGGTTTTTGTGTCACTGGGTATTCTTTATGTCCGCTTAACAAGTCCAAACTATACCATTAGGGCAATGATGTTGGTTAGTGAGAACCAAAAGTCATCACCTGGGAGTCAAATGGATTTAGGTGCTTTAACAGATGTTGGTTCCCTTTTTGGTTTGCAAAATAATGCCTTGAACGAGGTGCAAATATTGAAGTCGATCCATTTGATGACAGAAACAGTTAAGGATCTGAAATTAAATGTAATCACGTACAAAAAAGGGCACCTAAAAAAAACTGAGTTTTTTGATGAAGCTCCTTTTACAGTTGATATAAAATATCTTGTAGAATCAGTTCAGGCGCGGAATTATGTTATCGACATAACCAGTACGAATAAGCTTCACATTGTCAATTCAGTTGATAACATAGATACTTTGGTGTCATATAATCAGCCAATAAACTTACGACAGTATGTATTAGAATTCACTCCGACCAATAAGCCTGTCACTGGAACCAACACTTATCAGGTTGCCATTGTTTCGGTTGAAGAACGGGTTGAATTCCTGCTGAGAAATTTTACTGCAGATCTATCTGACAAACAGGCTACTACAATAGATATGTCATTAAAATACCCAAATTCAAAAAAAGGAGAGGCTATTTTAAATAAACTTATGGCGTTGTACTTGAAATCCGATTTGCAAGATAAAGTTCAAATTGCAGATAGTACACTGGCATTCATTGATAACCGACTAAGCTTGGTAAGTAAAGATCTCAGCGGAGTTGAAAAAAACCTTGAAGATTTCAAAAAGCAAAATCAATTGGTTGATGTGCAGGAGCAGGCAAAAGCTTTAATTGCAAGTGCCGGCGATTATGACAAACAATCGCTGACGCAAAATGTGCAATTATCGATTATTCAGGATCTCGAGAAATATCTAAATGACCCTAAAAATCATAAAATCATACCAACTTCTCTTGCCATACCCGATGACGGCTTTACAACCGCTGTAAGCTCATACAACCAATTGTTACTGGATCGAGATAAGATGACGCTTTCCTATAATGAGAATAACCCCGTTATACAAAACCTCGATACACAACTTGAAAATTTTAGGAATAATCTGAAAAAGAGTATTGCTGCCTACAAAAAAGGATTACAAATAAGCCTTAATTCTTTGAAAGCGAAAAACGGAACATTCAATAATATGATTGCCAGTGCTCCTGTAAAAGAAAGAATATTCCTTGATTACACCAGGGAGCAGAATGTTAAGGAGCAAATTTATTTGTTTTTGTTGCAAAAGAAGGAGGAAACTGCGATAACAAAAACCTCAACTTTGGCCGATGCGCGAATAATCGACCCTGCAAAAAGTGAGTATTCGCCGCCTTCAGGCCCCAAAATTTTGGCATTTGCAATTTTTGTTCTTGCAGGCTTCTTTTTACCAATTGGTTTCTTTTTTGTTAAAGATATACTGAAGACAAGGATTGTGTCTAAAGAAGATATCGAGAAGTTAACAACGATTCCAATTGTTGGGGAAATTAGCCATAATTCGGATCAAATGAACATAGTTGTTACCAATAACTCAAGATCGATTATATCAGAACAGTTTAGGTCCTTGCGTACCAATCTTCAGTACCTACTAAACTTGTCGCAGACTAATGTGATAATGATAACATCAAGTATGAGCGGGGAAGGCAAATCATTCATTACGCTTAATTTGGGTAGCGCTTTGGCATTGTCGAACAAGAAGGTTGTTTTCATAGAACTCGATCTTCGAAAACCTAAGTTGTCACAATCAATGGGTATCAGTAATCAATTTGGGTTTTCCAATTATGTAGTGTCGGATAAACTGACTGTTGATGATGTTCTCCAGCCATCACCTTTTTTTGAAAATTGTTCCATAATTTCATCTGGTCCAATACCTCCAAATCCCTCAGAGTTGTTATTGAACAAAAGGCTGGAATTAATGATGAACGAATTGAAACAGAGATTCGACCTCATTATCATCGATACTGCTCCTGTTGGCTTGATATCTGATGCATTACTTATTGAGCCCTTTGTTGACATGAGTTTATATATAGTGCGACAGAATTACACATTCAAAAATCAACTCAACATACCACAGGATTTGTACAATCAAAAGAAGCTCAAGAAAGTTTACATTGTTGTGAACGATATTATGAAGAGTAAAAACGGTTATGGTTATGGTTATGGTTATGGTTACGGCTATGGTTACGGCTACGGTTATGGCTATGGTAATTATACTAATGAGGAAGCAAAAGGCGGAATTTTAAGCAGGCTTTTTAAACGTTAA
- a CDS encoding acylneuraminate cytidylyltransferase: MKTVAILPLRKGSKSIKNKNKKKLLGRPLYQWILGEAIHSNIDEIYVFTDDEEIIERVKSVYKWTDKVKTWLRSENSATDTASTESGMLELAEGINYDFDILCLLQATSPLLTKEDINKGMNKLVKEGYDSVLSAVNSKRFIWNEEGKSVNYDYRNRPRRQDFPGFLIENGALYLIKKESYLKENNRLYGKIGIVEMPEDTLVEIDEPADWVLIEQILSSRLKSNKKASKKIKALVLDVDGVFTDGTMIVSPEGELGKAFSLRDGMALEIFREAGLEVIVMTSEDSPIVDQRMKKLNIQHYYKWAKDKYSLITKCCNDLNIGRDELAYIGDDVNDMANLLSVGWGMAPVDAVNEIKVIADLVLHSKGGDMAIREGIDFIMKLNNRN; encoded by the coding sequence ATGAAAACTGTTGCTATTCTGCCGTTAAGAAAAGGTTCGAAAAGTATAAAAAATAAAAATAAAAAAAAGCTTTTAGGCCGTCCGTTGTACCAATGGATATTGGGTGAGGCAATTCATAGCAATATCGACGAGATTTATGTTTTTACTGATGATGAAGAGATAATAGAAAGAGTTAAGTCGGTTTACAAATGGACTGACAAAGTAAAAACATGGTTGAGAAGTGAAAACTCTGCAACTGATACCGCGAGTACCGAATCGGGGATGCTTGAGCTTGCTGAAGGTATAAATTATGATTTTGATATACTCTGTTTGTTGCAAGCAACTTCACCGCTCTTAACAAAAGAGGATATTAACAAAGGAATGAATAAGCTGGTAAAAGAAGGCTATGATTCTGTACTAAGTGCTGTTAACAGCAAAAGGTTTATTTGGAATGAAGAGGGGAAAAGCGTCAATTACGATTACCGGAACAGGCCAAGGAGGCAGGATTTCCCGGGATTTTTAATTGAAAACGGTGCTCTTTATCTGATAAAAAAGGAATCTTACCTTAAAGAAAACAACCGGTTATATGGCAAGATTGGCATTGTTGAAATGCCGGAAGATACCCTTGTAGAAATTGACGAGCCAGCTGATTGGGTGCTGATTGAGCAAATACTTTCCAGTAGGTTAAAGAGCAATAAGAAGGCATCGAAAAAGATAAAGGCACTGGTGCTGGATGTTGACGGTGTTTTTACAGATGGAACTATGATCGTATCTCCGGAAGGAGAGCTGGGTAAGGCTTTCAGTCTGCGCGATGGTATGGCGCTTGAGATATTTCGTGAAGCGGGGCTGGAAGTAATCGTTATGACTTCTGAAGACAGCCCGATCGTAGATCAGCGGATGAAAAAGCTCAATATTCAACATTATTATAAATGGGCTAAAGACAAATACTCATTGATTACCAAATGCTGTAATGATCTGAATATAGGACGTGATGAGCTTGCTTACATAGGCGACGATGTAAACGACATGGCCAACCTGTTAAGCGTAGGCTGGGGAATGGCTCCAGTTGATGCAGTTAATGAGATCAAGGTAATCGCAGATCTCGTACTCCACTCAAAAGGCGGGGACATGGCGATACGTGAAGGAATTGATTTTATAATGAAATTAAACAATCGAAATTAA
- a CDS encoding N-acetylneuraminate synthase family protein, giving the protein MKTPKVIAEIGCNHKGEMEIAKELIKVAKIFCKADVVKFQKRNNRELLTEEQYNAPHPNAAHAYGDTYGAHREFLEFSAEQHAELKAFCDELGIVYSTSVWDLTSAKEIAALNPELIKIPSACNNNYDMLGWLCDNYDGEIHVSTGMTTKDEIQDLIEFFITKGKNKNLVVYNCTSGYPVPFEDVCLLEINTLIDKYQDKVKAIGFSGHHLGIAVDIAAYTLGAEWIERHYTLDRTWKGTDHSASLEPDGLRRLIRDLAAVSKALTYKSKDVLDIENVQREKLKYKKAVK; this is encoded by the coding sequence ATGAAAACACCGAAAGTGATAGCCGAAATTGGTTGTAACCATAAAGGCGAAATGGAAATAGCAAAAGAATTAATCAAGGTGGCAAAGATTTTTTGCAAAGCAGATGTTGTTAAGTTTCAAAAAAGAAACAACAGAGAGTTGCTTACAGAAGAACAATACAATGCACCGCACCCTAATGCTGCCCATGCTTATGGAGATACCTATGGTGCGCACAGAGAGTTTCTTGAATTTTCTGCAGAACAACATGCTGAATTGAAAGCTTTTTGTGACGAGTTAGGTATAGTTTATTCAACTTCAGTTTGGGATCTGACATCAGCAAAGGAGATTGCGGCGTTGAATCCTGAATTGATAAAAATCCCTTCTGCTTGTAATAATAACTACGATATGCTGGGTTGGCTGTGCGATAATTACGATGGCGAGATCCATGTTTCAACAGGTATGACCACCAAAGATGAAATACAGGATTTAATTGAATTCTTCATCACCAAAGGAAAAAATAAAAACCTGGTAGTTTATAACTGTACGTCAGGTTATCCTGTGCCATTTGAAGATGTGTGTCTGCTCGAGATCAATACCCTGATTGACAAATATCAAGATAAAGTGAAAGCTATCGGTTTCTCTGGCCATCACTTGGGTATAGCTGTTGATATTGCAGCCTACACTTTAGGAGCAGAGTGGATCGAGAGGCATTACACCCTTGACAGGACCTGGAAAGGAACAGACCATTCGGCTTCACTGGAACCAGATGGCTTAAGAAGGCTAATCCGTGACCTTGCCGCTGTATCAAAAGCGCTTACTTACAAGAGCAAAGACGTGCTTGATATCGAAAACGTACAAAGGGAAAAATTGAAATACAAAAAAGCCGTTAAATAA
- a CDS encoding Gfo/Idh/MocA family oxidoreductase, giving the protein MNNVIIIGTGNIGKRHLQALYRSDLEFEIVVYDVFKESLSSVSQFCIDNKLDSARVTPVESFDKLLGFINGDSVVIVATTATDRINTLEPVIIRKPKAIIVEKPIVQVEADYYYIQSIAESNQVPVYVNFIAHAQHFYREIYQNVKDAKEFSFYTNMPNWGMSTVGVHQFELFFWLFGIKEYEVVFSEVSSVYEQKRKGFYDLAGSIVLSDKKGNIAVFRNHTVPSFPSIQIITEDYLYTVHESQNMLIKIGPDKKPVVTDLNVRFVSTYINEIVDYVFNNEFDKVYLPTIADSFLAHKLLFDYISQHVKTPLNIT; this is encoded by the coding sequence ATGAACAATGTAATAATTATCGGTACCGGTAATATTGGCAAAAGGCACTTACAAGCATTATATAGAAGCGACCTTGAATTTGAGATCGTAGTTTATGATGTTTTTAAAGAGTCATTGTCATCGGTATCTCAATTTTGTATTGATAACAAACTTGATTCCGCCAGGGTTACGCCCGTTGAAAGTTTTGATAAGTTGCTTGGGTTCATAAACGGTGATTCGGTGGTTATTGTTGCTACAACTGCTACTGATAGGATCAACACGCTTGAGCCGGTTATAATTCGCAAGCCCAAGGCTATTATTGTTGAAAAGCCAATTGTGCAGGTTGAAGCAGATTATTATTATATTCAATCGATAGCGGAAAGTAACCAAGTTCCGGTTTACGTTAACTTCATAGCTCATGCTCAGCATTTTTATCGTGAGATATATCAAAATGTTAAAGATGCCAAGGAGTTCAGTTTTTACACCAATATGCCTAATTGGGGAATGTCTACAGTTGGCGTGCATCAGTTTGAATTATTCTTCTGGCTTTTTGGCATCAAAGAATATGAAGTCGTGTTTTCTGAGGTAAGTTCAGTTTATGAACAAAAAAGGAAGGGATTTTATGACCTTGCAGGAAGTATTGTGCTGAGTGATAAAAAAGGCAATATAGCAGTATTCAGGAATCATACTGTGCCTTCTTTCCCTTCCATACAGATAATCACCGAAGACTATTTGTATACTGTTCATGAAAGCCAGAATATGCTGATAAAGATCGGCCCCGATAAAAAGCCAGTTGTAACCGACTTGAATGTGCGGTTTGTGAGCACTTACATCAATGAAATCGTTGATTATGTATTTAATAATGAATTTGATAAAGTTTACCTCCCAACGATAGCAGATAGTTTCCTGGCGCATAAACTTTTGTTCGATTATATTTCTCAACACGTTAAAACCCCGCTAAATATTACGTAG